The following are encoded in a window of Bdellovibrionales bacterium genomic DNA:
- a CDS encoding HAD family hydrolase — translation MLRQILVKIEEFQNKGLKSLAVFDIDSTLFDVSPRVERIILDFADEPEFQKRFPKQIQILKNIRTHRKDWGFKNALERAGLDGHHSELQEALHDYWAKRFFSNDYLQYDLPYDGAVEYVNAIANHGAEVVYLTGRDVARMGAGSALVLKQAGFPLDDQQTRLVLKPHRSMDDAEFKTDWFGCLKQGHYADIWFFENEPVNIHHLRARQPQVNVVFFESTHAGKAPAPEDIPKIMHYLLDEVED, via the coding sequence CTGCTTCGTCAGATTCTTGTTAAGATTGAGGAATTTCAAAATAAAGGCCTCAAAAGTTTGGCCGTTTTTGACATCGACTCAACCCTGTTTGACGTCTCCCCGCGGGTGGAGCGAATCATTCTCGATTTTGCTGACGAGCCCGAATTCCAAAAGCGCTTTCCAAAGCAAATTCAGATACTTAAGAATATACGCACGCACCGTAAGGACTGGGGCTTTAAGAATGCTCTGGAGCGTGCGGGGTTAGACGGTCATCATTCTGAGCTGCAAGAGGCTCTGCATGATTATTGGGCAAAACGCTTTTTCTCAAACGACTACCTCCAGTACGACCTCCCCTACGATGGGGCGGTGGAATATGTGAATGCCATCGCCAATCATGGGGCTGAAGTTGTTTACCTTACTGGCCGCGATGTGGCGCGAATGGGAGCAGGATCGGCCCTGGTTTTAAAACAGGCCGGCTTCCCGCTCGATGACCAACAAACCCGTTTGGTGCTGAAACCCCATCGCAGTATGGATGACGCCGAATTTAAAACCGACTGGTTTGGTTGCCTCAAGCAGGGCCATTACGCCGATATTTGGTTCTTTGAAAATGAGCCAGTGAATATTCATCACCTGCGCGCCCGTCAGCCACAAGTGAATGTGGTGTTCTTTGAAAGCACTCACGCCGGCAAGGCTCCGGCTCCGGAAGACATTCCAAAAATCATGCACTATCTGCTTGATGAGGTTGAAGACTAA
- a CDS encoding phosphate/phosphite/phosphonate ABC transporter substrate-binding protein, whose protein sequence is MSRFAVAIAAISALVACTGKKAELGTAENPIKVHFVPSVDAKVIEDNSKIFKEFMEKNTPYKYEVSIPQSFVAVVEAFGTKRADVAAINTFGYVLAHDKYGAEARLTVIRHGLPTYQSQFIAKADGPIKSIADLAGKKVAFVDPSSTSGYLLPLKTLKEKKIEPKETVFAMKHDSVVSMIYQGQVDAGATFYSPPSKDEKGKEKLEDARRLVLTQYPDVEKKIKIIELSEPIPNDPIIFRKDMPEEMKQKITDAIFAFVATPEGKEAFNKIYGVTEFKKATDADYEPVRKMLNDLGKNAADLMKK, encoded by the coding sequence ATGTCTAGATTTGCGGTTGCGATCGCCGCTATTTCCGCGCTTGTTGCTTGTACCGGTAAAAAAGCCGAACTCGGTACTGCCGAGAACCCAATCAAAGTTCACTTCGTACCATCTGTCGATGCGAAAGTGATCGAAGACAACTCTAAAATCTTCAAAGAATTCATGGAGAAAAACACTCCGTACAAATACGAAGTTTCAATCCCACAATCTTTCGTAGCGGTTGTTGAGGCTTTCGGGACTAAGCGTGCTGACGTTGCCGCAATCAACACTTTCGGTTACGTGCTTGCTCATGATAAATACGGCGCTGAAGCTCGTTTGACAGTGATCCGTCACGGTCTTCCAACTTACCAATCTCAGTTCATCGCTAAAGCAGACGGCCCAATCAAATCCATCGCGGACCTTGCTGGTAAAAAAGTCGCTTTCGTAGATCCATCATCAACTTCTGGCTATCTCCTTCCATTGAAAACTCTCAAAGAGAAAAAAATTGAACCTAAAGAGACTGTGTTCGCCATGAAGCACGACTCTGTTGTTTCTATGATCTATCAAGGTCAAGTGGATGCGGGCGCGACTTTCTACTCTCCGCCGTCTAAAGACGAAAAAGGCAAAGAGAAACTCGAAGACGCTCGTCGCCTTGTTTTGACTCAGTACCCAGACGTTGAAAAGAAAATCAAAATCATCGAGCTTTCTGAGCCAATCCCGAATGATCCAATCATCTTCAGAAAAGACATGCCTGAAGAAATGAAGCAAAAAATCACTGATGCGATCTTCGCGTTCGTTGCAACTCCAGAAGGTAAAGAAGCCTTCAACAAAATCTATGGCGTGACTGAGTTCAAAAAAGCAACTGATGCTGATTACGAACCAGTTCGTAAAATGCTCAATGACCTTGGTAAAAACGCAGCTGATTTGATGAAGAAGTAA
- the phnC gene encoding phosphonate ABC transporter ATP-binding protein produces the protein MSQPILSIKNLVKTYPNGVQALKGVSFDVKKGEFLVVIGLSGSGKSTLLRCINRLHDPSSGQIVFNGKDVAQVQGEEIRSLRKHIGMIFQHFNLIPRHSVVSNVLMGRLGVMGSIKSIFGFFSDEDKEKAMKYLKLVGIGDKAKIRADQLSGGQQQRVAIARALTQGPDILLADEPVASLDPATCHTVMDYLKKVNTELGITVICNLHFLSLVRQYATRVIALKGGEIVYEGSPSDITEEWFEKIYGQGAKEVHIN, from the coding sequence ATGTCTCAGCCTATTCTCTCGATCAAGAATCTGGTCAAAACTTACCCGAATGGAGTGCAAGCTCTGAAGGGTGTCAGCTTTGACGTTAAAAAAGGTGAATTCCTCGTGGTGATCGGGTTGAGCGGCTCCGGTAAGTCGACTCTTCTTCGTTGCATCAACCGTTTGCACGATCCAAGCTCAGGCCAAATCGTTTTCAACGGTAAAGACGTGGCGCAAGTTCAGGGCGAAGAAATCCGCTCTTTGCGCAAACACATCGGCATGATCTTCCAGCACTTCAACTTGATCCCGCGTCACAGCGTTGTCAGCAACGTTTTGATGGGCCGCCTGGGCGTCATGGGTTCTATCAAGAGCATCTTCGGTTTCTTCTCTGATGAAGATAAAGAAAAAGCGATGAAGTACCTTAAGCTTGTTGGTATCGGCGATAAAGCTAAGATCCGTGCGGATCAGCTTTCCGGCGGTCAGCAACAACGCGTGGCGATTGCTCGCGCACTCACTCAAGGTCCTGACATCTTGCTCGCTGACGAACCCGTCGCCAGCTTGGATCCAGCGACTTGCCATACTGTGATGGATTACCTCAAAAAGGTAAACACAGAGCTCGGCATCACTGTGATTTGCAACCTTCACTTCTTGAGTCTCGTTCGTCAGTACGCAACTCGCGTGATCGCGCTTAAAGGCGGCGAGATCGTTTACGAAGGCAGCCCAAGCGATATCACTGAAGAGTGGTTCGAAAAAATCTACGGCCAAGGCGCCAAAGAAGTTCACATCAACTAA
- the phnE gene encoding phosphonate ABC transporter, permease protein PhnE — MVLLIVAAQPTPEQMLNLGQNFVMFLIAMAIGAALSAGLNRSKNHRMHTMGEALFEPPYKKAAKAETSWYKTFSGWQLVVFLVVTFIVGLNTTKFSINELLNEDGFNGAVRLFKGLFNPNFEILPKAVLNIIETIFMAFMATTLAIPVAFVLSFFCAKNIMKSPGAYTVYMILRTFLNFTRAIEALIWAIIFSVWVGIGPFAGMLALMIHSVASLAKQYSEMVETVSEGPIEGIQSTGATKLQTVWFAIVPQVILPYISFTVYRWDINVRMATIIGLVGGGGIGTMLIQYQGQAMWPEVGCIILVIAIVVWAMDQASAVIREALK; from the coding sequence ATGGTGCTTTTGATCGTAGCGGCTCAGCCGACTCCGGAACAAATGCTGAACCTTGGCCAAAACTTCGTGATGTTCCTGATCGCGATGGCCATCGGTGCGGCTTTGAGTGCAGGTCTCAACCGTTCTAAAAACCACCGCATGCACACCATGGGTGAAGCTCTGTTTGAGCCCCCTTATAAGAAAGCCGCGAAGGCCGAGACTTCTTGGTACAAGACATTCTCTGGCTGGCAGTTGGTAGTTTTCTTGGTGGTGACTTTCATCGTGGGTTTGAACACGACGAAGTTTTCAATCAACGAACTTTTGAATGAAGACGGTTTCAACGGAGCCGTTCGTCTTTTCAAAGGTCTCTTTAATCCGAACTTTGAAATCTTGCCGAAGGCAGTCTTGAACATCATCGAGACCATCTTCATGGCGTTCATGGCGACGACTTTGGCAATCCCGGTGGCTTTCGTATTGAGCTTCTTCTGTGCGAAGAACATCATGAAGAGCCCAGGCGCTTACACTGTTTATATGATCCTCCGTACGTTCCTCAATTTTACTCGCGCGATCGAAGCTTTGATCTGGGCAATTATCTTCTCGGTATGGGTGGGTATCGGTCCATTCGCAGGTATGCTCGCGTTGATGATCCACTCTGTAGCGTCTTTGGCGAAACAATACTCTGAGATGGTTGAGACCGTGAGCGAAGGCCCGATCGAAGGCATTCAATCAACAGGCGCGACAAAATTGCAAACAGTGTGGTTTGCCATCGTTCCTCAAGTGATCCTTCCTTATATTTCATTCACTGTTTATCGTTGGGATATCAACGTGCGCATGGCGACGATCATCGGTCTTGTCGGCGGTGGTGGTATCGGTACAATGTTGATTCAGTATCAAGGTCAGGCGATGTGGCCTGAAGTGGGTTGTATCATCCTTGTGATCGCCATCGTCGTATGGGCGATGGACCAAGCTTCCGCGGTGATCCGTGAGGCACTCAAGTAA
- a CDS encoding acyl-CoA thioesterase, giving the protein MAEKGSYKILIRESLLDTYGHVNNARYLDMYEEARWQLVTDRGYGFKKVHESGQGPVILEVNLKFMKELRLREEITITTELVDYPGKVGRLKQQMIKPDGTVASEAIFVFGLFDLKARKMIEPTPEWKKAVGYEG; this is encoded by the coding sequence ATGGCTGAAAAAGGTTCGTACAAAATTCTCATCCGCGAATCGCTGCTAGACACTTACGGCCATGTGAACAACGCTCGTTACCTCGACATGTACGAAGAGGCCCGTTGGCAGCTCGTCACAGATCGTGGTTATGGCTTTAAGAAAGTTCACGAATCAGGACAAGGTCCTGTGATCCTCGAAGTAAATCTGAAATTCATGAAAGAGCTCCGCCTCCGTGAGGAAATCACCATCACAACGGAGCTCGTTGATTATCCCGGCAAAGTCGGCCGTCTCAAACAGCAAATGATCAAGCCAGACGGCACTGTGGCCTCTGAGGCAATCTTCGTGTTTGGATTGTTTGATCTGAAAGCTCGTAAGATGATCGAGCCCACTCCTGAATGGAAAAAAGCAGTCGGTTACGAAGGCTAG
- a CDS encoding haloacid dehalogenase-like hydrolase: MKKYYFFFVLILILGCSKDRAVDPLPSWNESVTKKAIIEFVKNSTEEGSKGFIQPEDRIATFDNDGTLWSEVPTVEVSFINSQLKQALARNPALMKKEPFRTVTRYGEKALTKLKMKDIIIIMTTALSGMTEDEFASQTRTFLQTAQHPKYRVPYQNLTYKPMTELVSYLQQRGFKVYICSGGDVAFMRVIAPEIYNIPPENVIGAYFADKAVDRAGKLVIMRTPKLITTNDQAEKPVNILQRIGRRPVFAAGNVRSGGDIEHLRYSSEGSLPSLQLMINHDDADREAAYSEPNNASLIAAKKFNWHVVSMKEDWKQIFNNLDTTNLTRVSKKEESKKLRAHLLPRRLSAKSEASR, translated from the coding sequence ATGAAAAAATACTATTTCTTCTTTGTGCTGATTCTCATCTTAGGTTGCTCAAAAGACCGTGCGGTGGACCCATTGCCTTCATGGAACGAAAGCGTCACCAAAAAGGCCATTATAGAGTTTGTTAAGAACTCGACCGAAGAAGGCAGCAAGGGTTTCATCCAGCCAGAAGATCGCATCGCCACCTTTGATAATGACGGTACGTTGTGGAGTGAAGTTCCGACAGTTGAAGTCTCATTCATTAACAGCCAGCTGAAGCAAGCTCTTGCCAGAAATCCAGCCCTGATGAAGAAAGAGCCGTTTCGTACTGTCACTCGCTATGGTGAAAAAGCCCTGACGAAACTTAAAATGAAAGACATCATCATAATCATGACAACGGCCCTGTCGGGAATGACCGAAGATGAATTCGCAAGCCAAACGCGCACGTTCTTGCAGACCGCTCAGCATCCCAAGTACCGAGTCCCTTATCAAAATCTGACCTACAAGCCGATGACAGAACTCGTGAGCTACCTTCAGCAAAGAGGCTTCAAAGTTTACATCTGCTCAGGCGGCGATGTGGCCTTCATGCGCGTGATTGCTCCAGAAATCTACAACATTCCACCAGAAAATGTGATTGGAGCCTATTTCGCAGATAAAGCCGTCGACCGAGCCGGCAAGCTCGTCATCATGCGCACACCGAAACTGATCACCACAAACGATCAAGCCGAAAAGCCGGTGAATATCCTTCAGCGCATCGGTCGACGTCCTGTCTTCGCCGCCGGTAACGTCCGTAGCGGCGGCGATATAGAACATCTCAGATATTCGAGTGAAGGTTCGTTACCATCCTTGCAGTTGATGATTAACCACGACGATGCCGACAGGGAAGCAGCTTACTCCGAACCCAACAATGCCTCTCTGATTGCCGCAAAGAAGTTCAATTGGCACGTCGTCAGCATGAAAGAAGACTGGAAGCAAATATTCAACAATCTCGACACGACGAACTTAACAAGAGTCTCGAAGAAAGAAGAATCAAAAAAGCTCAGAGCCCACTTGCTACCGAGACGCCTATCTGCAAAAAGCGAGGCCAGCAGATAA
- a CDS encoding DUF202 domain-containing protein, with the protein MDIDKEPQKPDSALSQTELSQKRTGLSEHRTSLSEQRTKLSDVRSHLSNERTHLSYLRTGISLISFGVTLNRFSLFLIQSNEMPRFKGRSLLYDTTNIGIGMVVIGCIMLLWSIFHFVKTANAIDNLNFKPSKWSILIFSGVIVVIGTFATAWMITG; encoded by the coding sequence ATGGATATCGACAAAGAGCCACAGAAACCAGATTCCGCCCTCTCGCAAACCGAGCTTTCACAAAAGCGCACCGGCCTCTCAGAGCATAGAACCTCCCTTTCCGAACAAAGAACGAAGCTGTCAGACGTGCGCTCACATCTTTCGAATGAAAGAACACATTTATCTTATCTTCGCACCGGCATTTCGCTCATTAGCTTCGGCGTAACACTGAATCGATTCAGCCTATTCCTTATTCAAAGCAATGAGATGCCCCGCTTTAAAGGCCGGTCATTATTGTATGATACGACTAATATCGGCATCGGCATGGTCGTCATCGGCTGCATTATGCTCCTTTGGTCCATTTTTCATTTCGTAAAGACGGCGAATGCTATCGATAATCTCAATTTTAAACCCTCCAAGTGGAGTATCCTCATCTTTTCAGGAGTCATCGTCGTCATAGGTACGTTCGCCACCGCATGGATGATCACGGGGTAG
- a CDS encoding DUF1622 domain-containing protein, whose translation MHENFKSLTEMIALGLEVIAALLIAYGGLVTLFLLVKLSLPKYAKPNARKIAWRDFAAWLLLGLEFTLGADIVRTAIAPTWDSIGQLAAIAVIRTFLGFFLERDFEIASEKEPQ comes from the coding sequence GTGCACGAGAATTTCAAAAGCCTCACAGAAATGATCGCTCTCGGTCTCGAGGTGATCGCCGCTCTGTTGATTGCCTATGGCGGTCTCGTGACTTTATTTTTGCTCGTCAAGCTGAGCCTCCCTAAATACGCCAAGCCCAACGCGCGCAAGATAGCCTGGCGGGATTTCGCAGCGTGGTTGCTATTAGGTCTTGAGTTCACTTTGGGTGCCGATATTGTTCGCACGGCGATCGCACCCACTTGGGATTCCATCGGGCAACTCGCCGCCATTGCAGTCATCAGAACATTCTTGGGATTCTTTCTTGAAAGAGATTTCGAAATTGCATCGGAAAAGGAGCCTCAGTAA
- a CDS encoding formylglycine-generating enzyme family protein: MVWIPGGTFVMGSNNHYAEEAPAHRVHVDGFWMDAALVTNREFEKFVAETGHITFCERPVDPKKYPGAKPEMLVPSSVVFVKPHGPVDLRNPYQWWHFIPGANWRYPQGPGSTIEDHMDHPVVHVAWSDVQAYAKWAGKRIPTEAEWEFAARGGKEGLEFAWGDELIPAGKHLANTWQGEFPWQNTSEDGFDGTSPIGAFPANDYGLYDMIGNVWEWTIDWYSPRHPDEKQKACCIPKNPRGPEQDQSYDPRQANLKIPRKVMKGGSHLCAPNYCRRYRPSARMAQPTDTSTSHLGFRCIVRGEKSS; this comes from the coding sequence ATGGTTTGGATTCCCGGTGGAACTTTCGTTATGGGCTCCAATAACCACTATGCAGAAGAAGCCCCCGCCCATCGCGTTCACGTCGATGGCTTTTGGATGGACGCCGCACTGGTGACGAATCGTGAATTTGAAAAGTTTGTCGCCGAGACCGGCCACATCACATTTTGCGAAAGACCCGTGGATCCAAAAAAGTATCCCGGCGCAAAACCCGAAATGCTGGTTCCTTCTTCTGTTGTGTTTGTGAAGCCTCACGGTCCTGTGGATCTTCGCAACCCTTATCAGTGGTGGCACTTCATTCCGGGAGCCAACTGGCGTTATCCTCAAGGGCCCGGTAGCACTATCGAAGACCACATGGATCACCCAGTTGTTCATGTGGCATGGAGTGATGTTCAAGCTTATGCAAAGTGGGCCGGCAAAAGAATTCCCACCGAGGCGGAATGGGAATTCGCCGCTCGCGGAGGCAAAGAGGGCCTTGAGTTCGCATGGGGCGATGAATTGATCCCCGCAGGAAAGCATTTGGCAAATACGTGGCAAGGAGAATTTCCCTGGCAAAATACCTCGGAGGATGGCTTTGATGGCACTTCTCCCATCGGCGCCTTTCCGGCAAATGACTACGGTCTTTACGACATGATTGGCAATGTGTGGGAATGGACCATCGATTGGTACTCTCCCCGACATCCTGATGAAAAGCAAAAGGCTTGCTGTATCCCGAAAAATCCACGCGGCCCCGAACAAGATCAAAGCTATGATCCAAGACAGGCGAACTTAAAAATTCCACGGAAGGTGATGAAAGGCGGATCGCACTTATGCGCGCCGAACTATTGCCGTCGCTATCGTCCATCGGCGCGAATGGCACAGCCGACGGATACTTCGACGTCTCACTTGGGCTTCCGCTGTATCGTCCGAGGAGAGAAAAGTTCTTAG
- a CDS encoding sulfatase-like hydrolase/transferase: protein MATKKTPGKSEKRPNILVIWGDDIGISNLSCYSDGLMGYKTPNIDRIAKEGMRFTDSYGEQSCTAGRASFITGQSGIRTGLTKVGVPGATAGLQAGDPTIADLLKEQGYATGQFGKNHLGDRNEYLPTVHGFDEFYGNLYHLNAEEDPESPNWPSQEDFPEFNRRFRPRGVLHCYATEEDDATEDPRFGRVGKQKIEDTGPLTKKRMETCDDDFVQNACDWIKRQTDAGKPWFCWVNTTHMHLRTHTKPESIGQAGRWQSPYHDTMIDHDKNVGQLLNLLDEWGLTEDTFVMYSTDNGPHMNTWPDGAMTPFRSEKNTNWEGAFRVPMVIRWPGKIAAGSISNEIIQHHDWLPTFLAMAGDDQIVEKLKKGHHANGKDFKVHIDGLNFLPYLTGKEEKGPRKGFIYFDDDGQVVALRFDNWKVCFLVQRMQGTLGVWAEPFVPLRVPMIYNLRTDPYERADITSNTYYDWFLENDYIALAAQSIMAEFAKSLKEFPPKQKPASFTIDQAMVKLEESASGAHH from the coding sequence ATGGCTACTAAGAAAACTCCTGGCAAGAGCGAAAAAAGGCCTAACATCCTCGTGATTTGGGGTGATGATATCGGAATTTCCAACTTGAGTTGTTACAGTGATGGACTCATGGGATATAAAACACCCAACATTGATCGCATCGCTAAAGAAGGCATGAGATTTACAGACTCTTACGGAGAGCAGAGCTGCACTGCCGGCCGCGCTTCGTTTATTACTGGCCAAAGCGGTATTCGCACAGGTCTTACGAAAGTGGGCGTGCCGGGAGCCACTGCCGGCCTGCAAGCCGGAGATCCAACCATTGCCGATCTTCTCAAAGAACAAGGTTATGCTACTGGCCAATTTGGCAAAAACCACTTAGGCGATCGCAATGAGTATTTGCCAACAGTCCATGGCTTTGATGAGTTCTACGGTAATCTCTATCACTTGAATGCCGAAGAAGATCCCGAAAGTCCAAACTGGCCGAGCCAAGAAGACTTTCCAGAATTCAATCGTCGCTTCCGCCCGCGTGGTGTGCTCCACTGCTATGCCACGGAAGAAGACGATGCCACCGAAGATCCACGCTTTGGCCGCGTCGGCAAACAAAAGATCGAAGACACAGGACCTTTAACAAAAAAACGTATGGAAACCTGCGATGATGATTTCGTGCAAAACGCATGCGATTGGATCAAGCGCCAAACCGATGCCGGTAAGCCTTGGTTCTGCTGGGTGAACACAACGCACATGCATTTACGCACTCACACAAAGCCGGAAAGCATTGGTCAAGCGGGACGATGGCAATCTCCTTATCACGACACGATGATTGATCATGATAAAAACGTCGGTCAGCTGCTCAATCTTCTCGACGAATGGGGTTTAACCGAAGACACCTTTGTGATGTATTCCACTGACAATGGCCCACATATGAACACTTGGCCAGATGGCGCTATGACGCCTTTTAGGAGTGAGAAAAACACCAACTGGGAAGGCGCCTTCCGCGTACCAATGGTGATTCGCTGGCCAGGAAAAATTGCCGCCGGGTCTATCTCAAATGAAATTATTCAGCACCATGATTGGCTACCAACATTCTTAGCCATGGCAGGAGATGACCAGATCGTCGAAAAACTTAAAAAAGGGCACCATGCCAATGGCAAAGACTTTAAGGTCCACATCGATGGTCTCAATTTCTTGCCGTATCTCACTGGCAAAGAAGAAAAAGGTCCCCGCAAAGGGTTTATCTACTTTGATGATGACGGACAAGTTGTAGCTCTGCGTTTCGACAATTGGAAAGTGTGCTTCTTAGTTCAGAGAATGCAAGGAACTCTTGGTGTGTGGGCGGAACCTTTTGTGCCTCTGCGGGTTCCAATGATTTATAATCTTCGTACCGATCCTTATGAGCGCGCGGATATTACATCAAATACCTACTATGATTGGTTCTTAGAAAACGACTACATTGCCCTGGCTGCGCAATCGATCATGGCTGAATTTGCCAAGAGCTTAAAAGAATTTCCGCCAAAACAAAAACCGGCAAGCTTTACCATCGATCAAGCCATGGTCAAACTAGAGGAGTCCGCTAGTGGCGCGCATCACTGA
- a CDS encoding M15 family metallopeptidase encodes MNSFLRQIEWIEQNFTELKNNSEIVLDMKYSTTDNFMNADVYGGFHRCFMAPVAAKMLLKACEELNAKHPDLQFHIWDTLRPRSIQAQFYDHLKGTPFQNYVAAPQPGSLHNFGMAIDLTLQTRDGELLDMGTGFDDFRDLAQPKLEKQFLASGELTEAQYQNRLLLRRLLESQGFKVLEHEWWHFNALPKEQVYGQFPILE; translated from the coding sequence ATGAACTCCTTCCTGCGCCAAATTGAATGGATTGAACAGAATTTTACTGAACTTAAAAACAATTCTGAAATTGTTTTGGATATGAAGTATTCGACAACCGATAACTTCATGAACGCCGATGTTTATGGCGGTTTCCATCGCTGCTTTATGGCGCCGGTGGCGGCAAAGATGCTGCTCAAGGCGTGTGAGGAGCTAAACGCCAAGCATCCGGATTTGCAGTTTCATATCTGGGACACGCTTCGCCCGCGCAGTATTCAGGCGCAATTCTATGATCATCTTAAAGGCACTCCGTTTCAGAATTACGTGGCGGCACCGCAGCCGGGGTCACTGCATAATTTCGGAATGGCGATTGATCTGACATTGCAGACTCGCGATGGCGAGTTGCTGGATATGGGAACGGGTTTTGATGACTTCCGTGATTTGGCTCAGCCGAAGCTTGAAAAGCAGTTCCTTGCCTCGGGCGAACTGACAGAGGCGCAATATCAGAACCGGTTGCTTCTGCGAAGGCTTTTAGAATCTCAAGGATTTAAAGTTTTGGAACATGAATGGTGGCACTTCAATGCTTTGCCGAAAGAACAAGTCTACGGCCAGTTTCCAATTTTAGAATAA
- a CDS encoding beta-propeller fold lactonase family protein, which translates to MGLRRRRFRIFEFAFLGALLFVLFQNCSGTGFQLQDATQALSQTDLGSQTPDSPSNPGTTSPLLKTRFYYGRSRGVDILELDHKTGVMTQMASTDFAGTTIGWLSYHQPVNTVFAADADGAVLQLFDYSTANGSITSKTIFPSFSSQIVHLTVQPRTQGGFSLFGASYNRGSLDHVLLNDNMAQLTPSQSVAFGANAKTHSSSYDSVRKLLYVANLGNNKIDVYSFSEISGLTALTSIMVTAPRTVVYDSTYDKVFVATEASTGNSYIRIFSVTPSGASFIYTDVGSLAMPLTGGDLKVNHAYRYVMATAREAGKEAIYGLPITTTGVVDTIRQSFSIPVTQSLPRALEITEDGLYAVVGMNSSTAENVVAYKMTFNAQLGYVSSQKIFEKKIDNTGGYLCGLAIPVR; encoded by the coding sequence ATGGGGCTGAGACGTCGACGTTTCCGTATTTTTGAGTTCGCATTCCTCGGGGCACTCCTGTTTGTGCTTTTCCAGAATTGCAGCGGGACGGGCTTTCAGCTTCAAGATGCGACCCAAGCTCTTTCACAGACGGATCTTGGTTCACAAACTCCAGACTCCCCTTCAAATCCAGGTACGACTTCGCCATTACTTAAAACTCGCTTCTATTACGGTCGTAGCCGTGGCGTTGATATCCTCGAACTTGATCACAAGACCGGTGTGATGACTCAAATGGCTTCGACAGACTTTGCTGGCACAACCATCGGCTGGCTGAGTTACCACCAACCTGTTAATACTGTTTTTGCCGCTGACGCCGATGGAGCTGTTCTGCAGCTCTTTGATTATAGTACGGCAAACGGTTCTATCACTTCGAAAACTATTTTCCCAAGTTTCTCTTCACAGATTGTTCACCTGACGGTGCAACCACGCACGCAAGGCGGCTTCAGTCTTTTCGGAGCAAGCTATAATCGCGGCAGCTTGGATCATGTGCTACTGAATGACAACATGGCTCAACTCACTCCGAGTCAGTCTGTCGCTTTCGGTGCAAACGCCAAAACCCACTCTTCAAGCTATGACAGCGTAAGAAAACTTTTGTATGTCGCCAATCTTGGCAATAACAAGATCGACGTTTACAGTTTTAGCGAGATCAGCGGTCTCACCGCTCTCACTAGCATTATGGTGACCGCGCCCCGCACGGTTGTTTACGATAGCACTTACGATAAAGTCTTTGTCGCCACAGAGGCCTCGACTGGCAACAGCTATATTCGCATTTTCTCGGTGACTCCTTCTGGTGCTTCGTTCATCTATACCGATGTCGGATCGCTGGCGATGCCGCTGACCGGTGGTGATTTAAAAGTGAATCATGCTTATCGCTATGTGATGGCAACGGCTCGCGAGGCCGGCAAAGAAGCCATCTATGGCCTCCCGATCACAACCACAGGCGTTGTCGATACAATCCGCCAGTCCTTCAGTATTCCGGTCACACAAAGCCTGCCGCGCGCCTTGGAAATTACCGAGGACGGCCTTTACGCCGTTGTCGGTATGAATTCTTCAACTGCCGAAAATGTCGTAGCTTACAAAATGACTTTCAACGCCCAGCTCGGGTACGTTTCAAGCCAAAAGATTTTCGAGAAGAAGATCGATAATACCGGCGGCTATCTCTGCGGTCTCGCGATCCCTGTGCGCTAG